The following DNA comes from Streptomyces sp. NBC_00273.
GACACCGCGAGGAAGAAGGCCTCGCCATGGGCCGCGGCCTCGTCGTAGGAGTCAGTGAAGCGCAGCCGGCCCGCCGCGGTGTGCTTGGCGATGTAATCCGTGACGCCCGGCTCGTCGAACGGGCAGCGTCCAGCCCGCAGCTCCTCCAGCGTCTCGGGATTGATGTCGACGCCGAGAACGTCGTGCCCCAGCTCGGCCAGGGCGGCCAGATAGGGCACACCCAGACGGCCCATACCGATGACGATGACCTTCATCCTGTTCCTCCCGTGATCCCGCGCCGTGCGCGGGGTTGTGGTTGCGGCGATACCGGATCCGGCATCGCCGGGCGGCCGCCATACGCGGGCGCGGTCTCAGCCCGCGGCTGGGCGGCGGCCGACGATCACGGCGGCCTGGAGGTCGGCTTCGAAGACGCCGTCGGGGCGCGCGGCCATCAGCGTCCGGCGCATGTCCTCCTCGAACGCGCCCTGCCGGTCACCGAGCGTCGCCGCCGACGAGTAGGCGTACGTGCTCTGCAGGCCGACCAACTCATCGAGGGTGTAGGTCCGCCGGTAGTCCGCGCGCAGGACGGACAGCTGACGGAAGACGGACCGGCGGATGACCTCCTCGTGGCCACCGGCCGGCTCCACGTACGCGGTGGCCGGGCCCGCGAGGTTCACCGATCCCAGCCAGCGCAGGCGCAGCTGCTCAAGCAGCGGATGCCACCACTCGCGCTGCGTACCGGGAGCCCGGTACCCCACGACGGCGACGAACCCGCCCGGCCGGACGGCGCGGTCGAGGGCCGCCAAGACGCGCGGCCGGTCCATCCAGTGGAACGCGTCCGCGACGGTGGCCCCATCGAACAGCCCCGTGTCCGTCGCCAGGTCCGCCGCTTCGGTGGCATCGGCCTGACACCAGGTGACCGACCGGACGCCGCGTACGTCCGCCCAGTCGCGGCCGGCGGCCAGCATTTCCTCCGACACGTCGACTGCGGTGACGGAGGCGCCGCGTTCGGCCAGGTCGAGGGCCAGAGTGCCCGGACCGCATCCAAGATCAAGGATGCGGGGCACCGTCGCGCTGCCGAACTGGCTCGCGATGTAGTCGACGACGGCTGGGGGGTGGGGGCGACGGTAGGTGACGTACGGCGCACCGCACGAGGCGAAGATGCCGCCGGCGTTCGTGTAGCCGGCGGTGCTGTGGACGTCCTGATTCACGGAAGCCTCCAAGGCCCGCCCGTTTGCAGCGGGCAGGCTGAAGCAGGTGTGCAGTGACAAGGGGTGGTCGCGCCCGACCGCGCGGCCGAAGGAGAACTCCTGAAGGACGGCCAGCGCCGGGGACACCGACCAGTACTGGCCCGGGACGTTCCGTGAGCGTGTCCCCCACAGGGGTCGTGCGGCGGGCCGCTCCTTACCGGTGCGGGACGATCCTTCTTAGCCGTCGACAGGCGCGCCGGGAGTGGGACGCGTCCTCGAAGCGCCGCACGTGGCCCCGGGTCCGTCGCCTTGTCCCACTGCCTCCTCGTCCGCAGTCAGCGGGTCAGGGTCGTCGAGCGTGAGGAAGCGAGCCCATCCGGCCTCGGCGCGGGCGAGCAACTCCGGGCTGGGACCTAACGGAGAGGGAAAGGGCGGTCCGGGCATGGGTGTCCCTCCGCGGACGAAAAGGGGGTGCAGCGGACCTCGGCGCCTTGGGTCCAGCGGCCGACTGCATCAGGGGGAGGCCATCCGGATCCGGCGGCCGACAGCCAGTGAACGCCTCCGCACACCGTGCAGGAGACTCCAGCAGGTGACTCCAACCCGGAGTCGGCTGTCGGCGCCGGGCCCTAGCATCGAACCAGCCGCGTGAAAGGGGCCCATGATGGGCAGTCAGGGACTGGATCCGCCGACTGTCGCCGCCGGCCTACTCGACGACGAGCGCATGCTCAAGGCCCTGGCCGAGCGGGACATGGGCACCCTGTTCACGCTCCTCAACACCCGCGGCGTGAGCACACGCAAGCTCGCCGCCGCCGCGGACATCAGCCAGGGCCGCCTCTACGACTACATGAACGGCAACTGCCGCGTGGAGAAGCTCTCGGTATTCGAGCAAATCGCCGACGGACTCCGCATCCCCGGCCACCTCCTCGGCCTTGCCCGCAGGCCCTGGGAACCCGCGCCCGAGCCCTCAGCGCCGGCCATCAGCGATCTGCCCGCGGACACCAGTGATCTTGAGGCGATCGACGCGTTCCGCGACGCGGACCGCCGAAGCGGCGGCGGCCTTCTCTACGCGGCCGTGACCCGGCACCTGACAGACCAGATCGCACCCCGCCTCGTCGACACCGCCAGCGGTCCCGGCGTCTTCGCGGCGGCCGCGGCCATCACCGAGATGGCCGGCTGGATGGCCCACGACTCCGCCCACGACGACCTCGCCGTCAAACACCTCACCCGCGCGCTCCCGCTCGCCAGGGTCTCCGGCGACGCACCGCTCGCCGCCAACATCGCCGCGAGCACCAGCCACCTCACCCTGCACACCAACGACCGACCGGGAGCAGCCCGCTGGGCCAGGACCGGTTTACACCTTGCCGCCCAGGGTCCCCGCATCCCCGCCCTCACCGCGCGCCTGCACACCATGACCGCCCGCGCCCTGGCCGCAGCAGCCCAGCACTCCCCCGCCCGGCAAGCCCTCGACCAGGCCGAAGCGGCCATCGCGGAACCTGCGGACGCTGTACACCCCTGGCTCAGCCCGTTCGACACCGCCGCGCTGGCCAGCGAATCCGCGCTGATCCTCAAAGACCTCGGCCGCTACGATCAGGCTCTCGGCCAGGCCGAGTATGCCCTCGCCCTGCGCGAGGCAGGCCGTGCCCGCTCCCTGGCCCTGACCCGGATCACCCTGGCCGACATCCATATCCGCCGCGGCGACCTCACCGCCGCTGTGAAGGTCGGCCACGACCTCCTCGCCACCAGCCCCACTCTCAGCTCCGTACGCGTCATCCAACAGCTCGACGACCTGCGCCGCCGCCTCGAACCCCACACGGCGTACGGGCCGGTCGGCCAGTACCTGGTGCGATTCGACGACGCGCGCCGGGCCAGAAGCTCCTGATGGCCGACATCATCACCGCGCCCAGGAGAAACGCCGCCCATGAGGCCCACGCCCGATGACCCCGATGCCTGGTACGCCTACCTCGCCGAGGGCAACCGCACCCAGGCCCGCAAACGCGTCGCGGCCGACGCACTGATCCGCAATCGGGCTGGCCACGTGCTCCTGGTCAAGCCCACCTACAAGCCTGGCTGGGACCTGCCCGGCGGAATGGCCGAGGCCAACGAGGCGCCCGAAGCCGCTCTCGCACGCGAACTGCGCGAGGAACTCGGCCTGGACGCAGCTCTCCGCGGACTCCTCGTCGTCGACTGGGTGCCACCCCACGGCCCGTGGGACGACCAGCTCTCCTTCGTTTTCGACGCCGGAACCCTGGATGACGACGAAGCCGCCCGAGTCCGCCCGCAAGACGACGAGCTCTCCGAAGCCGCTTTCCTCCCCATCGATAAAGCCCTCGTACTTCTTCGCAACCGGATGCGGAACCGGCTCGCCGCCGCCGTCCAGGCCCGCAAGGCCGGGCGTCCCGTGTATCTGCACGACGGCCACTCAAACCTCCCCACGCAGCTGGATCCCAGCTGAGCCTTACCGTCCCATACCTGGCACAACGGCCGCCTGACCCACCGTGACCGGCCTGGAGACCATCCGCGGCGGAACCGCGGTCACGAGGCGAGGGCAACAGCCGAGCTGGAACCGCCAATGTACGCCCCGCACGCCCGGATCCTCGCGTCCGGGCACGTCATCGCCGGCCTCACCCCGACAACGGCCCAGCAGGTGACCGAAGCGCTGAACACCCGCCCGGCGCCCGCTGCTCCGCCGCTGCGGGCTCGGGCACGGCTGGAAGGCATCGAGGCCAGCCGCTGAACGGCCCGGACTGCCGGACTCATTCAGTCCGTACTGCTTGACGTGCTCCGTCACCGCGTCACCGAAGACGACCGCCGCCTCCAGCCAGTGGCGCCACTGCTCCGCCGAGTACGGCTCCTGCAGCGCCTCGATGCGCGCTGCCTCGCTGGCCAGCTTGAGCTCGACGAGTCTCTGCCGGGCCGTCGGTTCGTCTACTTGTTCGTCTGCCACGCCCGGATCCAAGGCGCCGGGTACGACAGTGCCCCGTAGCCACTCGCCGAGGATCTCCTCCTACCCAGGTGTCCCCGTGCGGCCAGCCACCACGAGCTCCGAATCGCATCGCTGATCACGGGGAGATACCTTCTCCAACGACATCGTGCCCACCGCGATGATCGACCGGCTCGTCCACCACGCCGAGGTCCTGACCCTCACCAGCTGCTCCTACCGCACCCGCCAGTGACGTGAACTCCTCGCCAAGGAGAACCGCGTGCCCGCCGCGGCTGATCCAGTCCACACCGCTGCACACCGCTGGTCACAGGGACCACTGGCAATACAGGCGAAGGCCTGCAGCCCCAGCGCGCCGGGCCAGGCCCGCCAAGGCCTCCAGGACGCCAAGTGCCGTCTGAGCGTCAACCTGGCACTGCTGCAGTTCGGCCGTCATGGACCACGACTCGGCAGCGCGCGCCAAGTCGGCGGGCGCTGCCGCAGCGAGAGCCCCGCCCAGGGAGTCCGACAGGCTGAACACCAGCGAGACGTCGTCCTCCGGAGAAGACAGCAGCTGCCCTGACCGGGGGCGTTGGCTGGCTTCCTCATAGCCGCAGTCCGTGAGGATCGCTTCGAGCTGAGCGACGACGACCACCGGGTCGATGTTCTTAGAAGCGATTCCCAAACCGAAGGTAGCGTCACGTTTTCCCAGGTGAGGTGGTGTGTCCGTCGCCCGGTAGGCATGCTCGTGCCGTCGTGTCGGTGCGGGGTGTGCCTGGAGGTGGCGGATACCGTCGGTGCTGGGGGTGTTGGAGAGGCGCGAGCGAGTGGCGCTGGCCCAAGCGGAGGAGTTGCGGGCCGAGCTGGAGCGGGTTCAGGCTGCCGTGGTCGAGGCGGATGAGGCCGCACGGCGCGCGGTCATCGCTCGCGAGGAGATCGTCGCGGCCCTGGCCGAGGCGGCCGAGGAAGCCGGCGCGTCTGGTGCGGCGGTGGATGTGCCGGCCATGGGGGTCGCCGGGTCGCGGGTGGAGGTCCCTCTGTGGAGCGAGGGGTTGGAGATCGAAGTGCTTCCGCATGACTGCGCGCGGATCGTGGCCCTGGTCGAGGAGGACGCCGCCGGCGGCGGGCAGGGGGTGCGGGCCCGGGCAATGCGCGAGCATCTGGGCTGGCCGGCGAGTGACGCGAAGGAGCAGGCCGCGCGGTTTCGGGCGAAGCGGTTGGTCGAGCGGGGCTGGCTGACCGAGGGGCGGCCGGGGCTGTTCAGGCCGCGGACCGCTTGACGCGGCGGGGCGCCGGCCGGCCGGAGCGGGCCAGGCGGCGGGTGGCCGGGATGCTCGCGGCCCACCAGGCCATCGCCTCGGCGCTGTCGATGCGGGTCTCGTAGTCCCGGGCGAGGCGCCGGGCCCGGATCAGGTGGGAGAAACTGCGCTCCACGACCCAGCGGCGCGGCAGCACCACGAACCCGGCGGCGTCGTCACTGCGCTTGACGACGGTCAGCGCGAGGGCCAGGACGGTGTGGGCGAAGGCGACCAGCCAGCCGGTGTAGCCGCCGTCGGCCCAGACCAGGGTGATGCGGTGGTGGTCGGCGCGCAGGCGTTCGAGGAGGTCTCGGCCGACGTCGTTGTCCTTGACCGAGGCGGCGGTGACCAGCACGACCAGCAGCAGACCCAGAGCGTCCACCGCGATGTGCCGCTTCCTTCCGTTGATCTTCTTCCCGGCGTCGTAGCCGCGGGTGGCCGCGCCGACGGTCGCGTCGGCCTTGACAGACTGGGAGTCGATGATCGCGGCGGTCGGCTCTTCCTTCTTCCCGGCCAGCTCGCGCAGCATCTTGCGCAGCCGGCCGTAGAGTTCCTTGATGTAGTCGTTGTCGCGCCAGCGGCGGAAGAACCGGTAGACGGCCCGCCATTTGGGGAAGTCGATCGGCAGACTGGCCCAGCGCACGCCCTCGGCGACCAGGTAGCGCACCGCATCGAGCAGTTGGCGGTGGCAGTAGCCCTCGGGGCGGCCCCCTTGTCCGTTCAGCCAGGCCGGGACCGGCAGCAGCGGCCGCACGATCGCCCACTCCGCGTCGGTGAGGTCGGAGCCGTAGCGGCGGGTCCGGTCCGGCTGGTCGGCGGCGTTCCCGAGCCGGTGTGCGAGGCAATCGCACGACATGCCGGAGCTGGACGCGGACGGAGCAGGCACGCCAGAGTGGGACACCAGGGCCTCCTGATGGTTCGTTGACTCGACATCACCGAACTGTGCGGGAGGCCCTTCTCCTATGCGCCGGCTGCGGAGCGATCACCCGAGCGAGGCTGATGCGAGCGGAAGTTCGAGCAGCCGCCGTATCCCTCGGTTTGGGAATTGCTTCTAATGCATTCCGCGGTCGGAATGGAAGATCACCGGGTCTTGGGGTCGCCGTTGGCGGCAAGCGGCTTTGAGGGCGTCGGCGGCCAGGGAGGTGCCCAGGTGGTCGGCGGTGGCCCAACCGATGACCTTGCGGGTGGAGATGTCGATGACGGTGGCGAGGTAGAGCCAGCCCTGGCCGGTGGGGATGTAGGTGATGTCTCCGCACCAGCGGGCCGTGGCAGTCTCCCGGCCCGGAGCGAAGTCGCGTTGCAGCAGGTCAGGACGGTCAGCCGCCCGCGGATCGGGGACGGTGGTCGAGCGGTGCCGCCTGCGGTGAAGGCCCTAAAGCCCGACTGCCCTCATCAGGCGTGCAACCCTGCGCCGGCCGCAGGCCTGGCCCTGGCCTTTGAGAACGGCGTGGACGCGTGGGGCGCCATATGTGCCGCGTGAGCGGGCGTGCACCTGGGTGATCTGCTCGGTCAGTTCCCGATCGCGGACAGCCCGAGGCCCTGGCGCGCTGTTCAGGCGCATAGAAGGCGGACCGGGAGACCTTCATCAGCTCACACACGCGTTTGACGTTGTAACCTGCACGCTTCTCCGCCTCGATGAACAGGTGGACCGTCACCGGGCCTCCCTCGCGAAGAAGGCCGTGGCCCGCTTGGGGATCTCGACGTCATCTCGTAGACGGCGGTTCTCCCACTGAAGAGCGGCCAGCTCGGCGCGCTCATTCAGCTCCAGATCGCTCTCCTGGGCCCTGGGCTCGCTCTCCTGTCCCTGCGCCTGAGCCACCCACAACCGCATGGCTGTCTCGGTGAGATCGAAGTCCTTGACGACCTCGGGCACCGACCTGTCACCACTCCGGCGCAACTCCACGATCTCCGCCTTGAACTCCGGCGTGAACTGCCGCCGCGGCCTCCGCGGCTTCCTGTTCGCCATGCTCTCCATCACGGACATCCCTCCCGGGCACACACCCAGGTCACCAGATGTCCGCCAAACCGGAACAACCTCACAGGGCCGTTGCCCCGGGGCAACGGACGGCAAAGCCCCACCTCTCATACATGGAGAGAGGTGGGGCCTTATGGGTCAACTTCCTTCGGCTACCACATGCCAGGTGCGGCGTACCAGGATGCGCGGACGCCGTCGAAGCCGCCGTCGGGTCGGCTGGTCAGGGTGAAGGCCCTGGTGTCGCCGGCCGCGTAATTATACATCATGACGATGTCCGCCCGGCCGTCACCGTCGGTGTCCCCGGAGATCGGGGCGCCGCTGCTGATGGCCCACCAGTTACCGTCACCGGACTTCCAGCTCGCGAGGGGGACGTTGAAGCCTCCGTCGGGCTTGGCGGTGAAGGTGTGGGTGCCGGTGGCGCCGCTGTAGTCATAGACGATGGCCAGGTCACCGCGGCCGTCGCCGTTGTAGTCCCCTCCGGTGGACTCGATGCGGGCGGACTGGAATGCCTGGCCTGTCGCGGACCAGGACTTGAACGGCGCTTCGAAGCCGCCGTCCGCCTTCGCCTTGAAGGTCCACATCGCCGTCTCGACCGTGCCGTTGAAGTACACGGCGGCGATGTCGGAACGACCGTCGCCGTTGGAATCGACCACTTGGTACTGCGCGGCGGCGTTGTGCCAGCCGCTGGCCGAGCGCCAGCTGTCGAGCCCGGCGTTGAAGGTACCGTCCGGCTTGCTCGTGAAGGTGGTCGTGCCGGTGGATCCACCGCCGTGGTCATGGACGACGGCCACGTCGGCGCGCTTGTCGCCGTCGAAGTCGCCCGCGAGCACGGCCACCTTGTTCCAGTCCCACTTGCCAGACGGGATCTGCAGGGGCGTACCGGGTGTGGTCAGACCGCCGTCGGGCGTGCTGAACCAGGTGAAGAGGGCGTTGCGTCCGTCGCCGTAGGCGTAGAGAGCCGCGACGTCGGTGCGCTTGTCACCGTTGAAATCGCCGGTGGCCCACTTCGCATTGCCGGCGTTGAAATTCCCGGCACCGCTGGTCCAGAGCTCTCGGGGTTCGGCGAGCCCACCGTCCTGCTTGGCGTCCAGGACGTAAAGGCCAGTGGTCTCGTTGCCGTAGTCGTAGACCGTAACGAGATCGCTGCGCTTGTCGCCGTTGACGTCACCGCCGAGGTCGGTGCGCAGGTGTGCCGTGCGATCGTTCGGCTTGTGGGCCGTAGTGGTGTAGCTGCGACGGTTCCACTTGATGTAACCGCCCTCGAAGTCCGACCGGATCGATGCGTTGTTCGTTCCGTACTCGGCTGAGGTTGGAAAGCCGAGCCAGCCGTTCTCCGAGTTCTCCGCGGAGTACTTGGTGCGGTTCGCGTTGCTGACGGGCCAGGCGCCCGTGGAGCTGCTCCAGAAGAAGGTCGTCGTGACCGCCGAGGCACCGACTGCTTTGAAGTGCTGGTGTGCGCCGGCCTTGGGGCTGGTCGGGGCCTCCGCGTCCATGGGGAACCCGAACACGCTTACTCCGCCGAGCCTGAGGAATGACTCGTAGATTGCACCCCTGACCGGCTGACTGCCGGTTGCCGTGGAGCAGTAGAGGGCGCTCTTGGCGCCGTTCTTGCTGAAGGTGTTGACCCACCCGGTTCCGCCGGGGGTCACCATCTCGTCGGAGGTGGGGTATCCCAGGGTGCCGGACTCGCGGAGCATCTCGGACCACTTGTTGCGAATACCGCCCTGGATAGACCAGGCCCCGGTTTCCGGGCTCCAGTAGATGGAGCGGTCCTCTGTGCCACCGGAGTTCTTCAGGTGGATGTAGCGACCCTTGCCGTCCGGTGTGACGACGACGTCGGAGGTCGGGTGCCCGAAGGTGAGCCCGCCAAGTGCCTTGAACTTGGCCAGGACGGGACCGCACAGGCTGCGCTTGCCCCCGGTGTGCGTGCCCTCGATGGCCTCGCACTCGTTCCAGGGGGTGCCAATCTTGGCCAGGAGGCGCGGCTCGCCGAAGGCAGAGCCGTTCTGCATCGCCCGGCCCGGGAACTCGTACAGCAGGCCGTCGGTGCTCAGCGCGTAGAGATCTGCGAAGCCGTCACTTTCGAAGTCACCGTTGCTGAGCGGCATCGGGTAGGTGCCGGCGGGGACGGTTCCGAGGGAACTCGTGCGTACTGCTGCATCGGCGTAGACAGTGAGATCGGCGCTGACGCCGCCGAACTCGTCGGTGCTCTTGCGGCTGGTGTACTGATGCACCTTGCCCGTGATCTTGTCTCGGGCCCAGATTTCGGAGAGACCGTCACCGTTGAGGTCGCCGGGAACTGACAGGGTCATGTTCTGCCAGTCGGCGTTACCCAGGGGGACGGGGGTGATGCCGTCCAGGTGGCTGTCCGCCCGGGAGCCGAAGAAGAGATACAGCTGACCGTCCTTGCGAATGAGGAGGTCAGGGTCGTCGGCCTCGTTGATGACCAGATCGTTGTTGTCGTCGTTGGTGCTGGCGATTGCCAGTACCTGGTCGGCATTGGTCCACAGGCGGTTGGTCTCGTCGTAGACGCTGAACTGGAAGGAACTTGAGTCACCGCGCAAGCGGCCGGATCCGTCGTTCTTGTAAAGCCAGAGTTCCTTCTCCTGCGGGTTCTGCGCGCTGGGGCGCAGTGCGATGAGGTCCTCGTAGCCGTCTTCGGTGTTCCAACTGCCGCGGTGGGTGATGACGGAGCTGGCAAAGCTGCTCTGTGCGGCAGGGACGCCCGCGCCGAGGGTGCCGCCGGTCGCACCGTCCCGCTGCCACGGGTAGGTGCGAAGGGTTCCGGTGCTCGGGTCCACGGCCCACAGGTCGACGGTGGCGTCACCGTTGAGGTCGCCGGGCTTGTCCGGGCCGGGGGTGCGTTCGGGCTGGAAGTGGTAGGCGTACTGGTCCGACTGGTTGCCGGCCGCGTCGACGCTGCGAACGTAGAGGTACTGGGGACCGGCGCTGTAGGGCTTGAAGGTCACAGGCTCGGACGGGCCGCCCTTCCTGGTGGCCTTGACCTGGCGGAAAGTGCTGTCCTGGTCGGACCACCACACGTAGCCGGTTACGTCGTCAACGCCGTTCGTGTCGAAGATGAAGGTGCCGTTGGTGCGGGCTGGTTTGCTGGGCTTGTCGCTGCCGGTTGGCGGG
Coding sequences within:
- a CDS encoding transposase, which codes for MANRKPRRPRRQFTPEFKAEIVELRRSGDRSVPEVVKDFDLTETAMRLWVAQAQGQESEPRAQESDLELNERAELAALQWENRRLRDDVEIPKRATAFFAREAR
- a CDS encoding XRE family transcriptional regulator, with the translated sequence MMGSQGLDPPTVAAGLLDDERMLKALAERDMGTLFTLLNTRGVSTRKLAAAADISQGRLYDYMNGNCRVEKLSVFEQIADGLRIPGHLLGLARRPWEPAPEPSAPAISDLPADTSDLEAIDAFRDADRRSGGGLLYAAVTRHLTDQIAPRLVDTASGPGVFAAAAAITEMAGWMAHDSAHDDLAVKHLTRALPLARVSGDAPLAANIAASTSHLTLHTNDRPGAARWARTGLHLAAQGPRIPALTARLHTMTARALAAAAQHSPARQALDQAEAAIAEPADAVHPWLSPFDTAALASESALILKDLGRYDQALGQAEYALALREAGRARSLALTRITLADIHIRRGDLTAAVKVGHDLLATSPTLSSVRVIQQLDDLRRRLEPHTAYGPVGQYLVRFDDARRARSS
- a CDS encoding class I SAM-dependent methyltransferase, producing MNQDVHSTAGYTNAGGIFASCGAPYVTYRRPHPPAVVDYIASQFGSATVPRILDLGCGPGTLALDLAERGASVTAVDVSEEMLAAGRDWADVRGVRSVTWCQADATEAADLATDTGLFDGATVADAFHWMDRPRVLAALDRAVRPGGFVAVVGYRAPGTQREWWHPLLEQLRLRWLGSVNLAGPATAYVEPAGGHEEVIRRSVFRQLSVLRADYRRTYTLDELVGLQSTYAYSSAATLGDRQGAFEEDMRRTLMAARPDGVFEADLQAAVIVGRRPAAG
- a CDS encoding DDE-type integrase/transposase/recombinase, producing MLQRDFAPGRETATARWCGDITYIPTGQGWLYLATVIDISTRKVIGWATADHLGTSLAADALKAACRQRRPQDPVIFHSDRGMH
- a CDS encoding NUDIX hydrolase, yielding MRPTPDDPDAWYAYLAEGNRTQARKRVAADALIRNRAGHVLLVKPTYKPGWDLPGGMAEANEAPEAALARELREELGLDAALRGLLVVDWVPPHGPWDDQLSFVFDAGTLDDDEAARVRPQDDELSEAAFLPIDKALVLLRNRMRNRLAAAVQARKAGRPVYLHDGHSNLPTQLDPS
- a CDS encoding FG-GAP-like repeat-containing protein; translated protein: MISTALAGGSLAAAPIAMAAPPVPSGPKSDSRPTSVRQAEELESAKRSAKKSGKRVEVVSGRTETDELYANPDGTMTLDRALFPVRVRQGAALVAVDATLQVKAQGRIAPKAARTDVTFSGGGSGPLAVMRENGREIQLSWPAKLPAPKLSGDTAVYPEVLPGVDLAVKATADSFSHSLVVKSAEAAKNPALAKIDFGFKGMGLTVKAEPDGRLRALDPTGRSVFSTPEPAMWDSSATQPVGASGPGQKPPEAKVPAEGKTAGIKNGVPAARSLASSASDATAPPAAPTPRPLDDVLSGTTEGSKQADLGVELHGETLSLKTDAALLKAPDTVFPVVIDPKWAPDAARNAWSLAYKNTGISGSADMVFWNGGSTMKEFARVGVAKDNKGNTASSNSYFRVGTSNLQGKQILESVMRIKQQYAGSWSCNSGDVELFDIGPDLPNNITWNRQPANRGTVDRSGQSFGGRNCPNANDGLIEFDVLPAVSKAAANNWGTWSFGLRSVSNAVDTSWRKFDPNSARVSTRYNTAPAKPSDLATNPSVACTGGVFGLTSEVELRARVHDDEDNNLRAYFEWGKAGAAASGSQHVDVSSDGTAVVRINASTLDGSYWWKVATTDWTANSPTSDQCAFTIDRSRPSELPSVSSVEFPPTGSDKPSKPARTNGTFIFDTNGVDDVTGYVWWSDQDSTFRQVKATRKGGPSEPVTFKPYSAGPQYLYVRSVDAAGNQSDQYAYHFQPERTPGPDKPGDLNGDATVDLWAVDPSTGTLRTYPWQRDGATGGTLGAGVPAAQSSFASSVITHRGSWNTEDGYEDLIALRPSAQNPQEKELWLYKNDGSGRLRGDSSSFQFSVYDETNRLWTNADQVLAIASTNDDNNDLVINEADDPDLLIRKDGQLYLFFGSRADSHLDGITPVPLGNADWQNMTLSVPGDLNGDGLSEIWARDKITGKVHQYTSRKSTDEFGGVSADLTVYADAAVRTSSLGTVPAGTYPMPLSNGDFESDGFADLYALSTDGLLYEFPGRAMQNGSAFGEPRLLAKIGTPWNECEAIEGTHTGGKRSLCGPVLAKFKALGGLTFGHPTSDVVVTPDGKGRYIHLKNSGGTEDRSIYWSPETGAWSIQGGIRNKWSEMLRESGTLGYPTSDEMVTPGGTGWVNTFSKNGAKSALYCSTATGSQPVRGAIYESFLRLGGVSVFGFPMDAEAPTSPKAGAHQHFKAVGASAVTTTFFWSSSTGAWPVSNANRTKYSAENSENGWLGFPTSAEYGTNNASIRSDFEGGYIKWNRRSYTTTAHKPNDRTAHLRTDLGGDVNGDKRSDLVTVYDYGNETTGLYVLDAKQDGGLAEPRELWTSGAGNFNAGNAKWATGDFNGDKRTDVAALYAYGDGRNALFTWFSTPDGGLTTPGTPLQIPSGKWDWNKVAVLAGDFDGDKRADVAVVHDHGGGSTGTTTFTSKPDGTFNAGLDSWRSASGWHNAAAQYQVVDSNGDGRSDIAAVYFNGTVETAMWTFKAKADGGFEAPFKSWSATGQAFQSARIESTGGDYNGDGRGDLAIVYDYSGATGTHTFTAKPDGGFNVPLASWKSGDGNWWAISSGAPISGDTDGDGRADIVMMYNYAAGDTRAFTLTSRPDGGFDGVRASWYAAPGMW
- a CDS encoding IS3 family transposase; translated protein: MRLNSAPGPRAVRDRELTEQITQVHARSRGTYGAPRVHAVLKGQGQACGRRRVARLMRAVGL
- a CDS encoding IS5 family transposase, translating into MSHSGVPAPSASSSGMSCDCLAHRLGNAADQPDRTRRYGSDLTDAEWAIVRPLLPVPAWLNGQGGRPEGYCHRQLLDAVRYLVAEGVRWASLPIDFPKWRAVYRFFRRWRDNDYIKELYGRLRKMLRELAGKKEEPTAAIIDSQSVKADATVGAATRGYDAGKKINGRKRHIAVDALGLLLVVLVTAASVKDNDVGRDLLERLRADHHRITLVWADGGYTGWLVAFAHTVLALALTVVKRSDDAAGFVVLPRRWVVERSFSHLIRARRLARDYETRIDSAEAMAWWAASIPATRRLARSGRPAPRRVKRSAA